A part of Arthrobacter sp. MN05-02 genomic DNA contains:
- a CDS encoding hypothetical protein (possible pseudo due to frameshift): MRSSPVPAPGRWTAWATPWQGSYVTASGNLLADFTANANAEMQGRLQVARLYHMTDDHGVRDMLSFLLARDTMHQNQWIAAARELQESKLEELPVPSNFPLKKEAREVSYQYLNFSDGKTASEGSWAAGPTPDGKGEFTYHEGPTTRAPMPPATHPDSRFYGTTEIPNTVEKMAGTVQDKLNRE, from the coding sequence ATGCGATCGTCGCCGGTGCCGGCGCCCGGCCGGTGGACAGCATGGGCAACCCCCTGGCAGGGCAGTTACGTCACGGCCAGCGGCAACCTGCTGGCGGACTTCACGGCGAACGCGAACGCGGAGATGCAGGGCCGTCTGCAGGTCGCACGCCTGTACCACATGACGGACGACCACGGAGTGCGGGACATGCTGTCCTTCCTCCTGGCTCGCGACACCATGCACCAGAACCAGTGGATCGCGGCAGCCCGCGAACTCCAGGAATCGAAGCTGGAGGAACTCCCCGTGCCGAGCAACTTCCCGCTCAAGAAGGAAGCCAGGGAGGTCTCCTACCAGTACCTCAACTTCTCGGACGGCAAGACCGCCTCCGAGGGCAGCTGGGCAGCTGGGCCGACGCCCGACGGCAAGGGGGAGTTCACCTACCACGAAGGTCCCACCACCCGTGCCCCCATGCCGCCCGCGACGCACCCGGACTCACGCTTCTATGGCACCACGGAGATCCCGAACACCGTCGAGAAGATGGCCGGCACCGTACAGGACAAGCTCAATCGCGAATAA
- a CDS encoding transcriptional regulator, with product MSGHGPVTDLGMIIGRTKGLLLSKETAQDAVDGLAGVARNVIDGADGAGVSLLENGQRTSVGATDGLVREADDLQYTLNEGPCLDAGTTGQPILIADTTTDPRWTHWCHAVAEAGVGSCLSVPLMRSGRALGAMKVYARAKDAFNVEDQQVLSNLANAAAALLGHVQSSDTPQRIASEIQAVLQTRSVVDLARGILMERHSLTREEALAHLMARAAEDREPMDSIALAIVDGQDGISLSEAK from the coding sequence ATGAGCGGGCATGGACCTGTCACTGACCTTGGGATGATCATTGGTCGGACAAAGGGGTTGTTGCTGTCGAAGGAAACCGCGCAGGACGCGGTTGACGGCCTGGCTGGGGTGGCCCGTAATGTCATCGACGGAGCCGATGGTGCCGGGGTGAGCCTGCTGGAGAACGGGCAGCGCACCAGTGTTGGAGCCACCGACGGGCTCGTTCGCGAAGCCGACGATCTTCAGTACACCCTCAATGAGGGACCCTGCTTGGACGCGGGGACGACGGGACAGCCGATCCTGATAGCGGACACAACGACCGATCCGCGGTGGACTCACTGGTGTCACGCCGTCGCGGAAGCAGGGGTTGGGTCATGTTTGAGCGTTCCACTCATGCGGAGTGGTAGGGCTCTTGGAGCGATGAAGGTGTACGCACGTGCGAAAGACGCTTTCAATGTCGAGGATCAGCAGGTGCTTTCCAATCTCGCGAACGCTGCCGCAGCGTTGCTGGGGCACGTACAGTCCAGTGATACCCCGCAACGGATAGCCAGTGAGATCCAAGCTGTCCTGCAGACTCGCAGTGTGGTCGATTTAGCTCGAGGCATCCTCATGGAACGCCACAGCCTGACCCGCGAGGAAGCCCTGGCGCACCTCATGGCGCGTGCCGCTGAGGATCGTGAGCCGATGGACAGTATCGCCCTGGCAATTGTCGACGGGCAGGACGGCATTAGTCTCAGTGAGGCGAAGTAG
- a CDS encoding RNA-binding protein, giving the protein MPDEQELTREVEQDTVTAMLQDMVLESDDVQEFLTGLVQVASQAFTGAYGEVYCGVTLLRPRSMVTVAASSPEAQRMDEIQYGFDDGPCLRAAREGITVHIPDFHTETRFPEYREAIAANGLRSALGIPIRLDSGASAGLDFYSTEPNTFDDKGIAVAEGFARDASRSLRLAVRIAQISDEARNRQVAMESRTAIDMAVGAIMAQNRCSQDEAIAILRRASNGRNMKLKDLAETMLSSLGHTGPVRTHFT; this is encoded by the coding sequence GTGCCTGACGAGCAGGAACTGACCCGCGAGGTCGAGCAGGACACTGTGACCGCGATGCTGCAGGACATGGTCCTGGAAAGCGATGACGTCCAGGAGTTCCTCACCGGTCTCGTGCAGGTCGCGTCCCAGGCTTTCACCGGCGCGTACGGTGAGGTGTACTGCGGGGTGACGTTGCTGCGGCCAAGGTCGATGGTCACGGTCGCTGCCAGCAGTCCCGAAGCACAGCGCATGGATGAGATCCAGTACGGGTTCGACGACGGGCCCTGCCTGCGTGCAGCCCGCGAAGGAATCACCGTGCACATCCCGGACTTCCATACAGAGACGCGGTTCCCCGAGTACCGGGAAGCGATCGCGGCGAATGGGTTGCGCTCCGCCCTGGGCATTCCTATCCGACTCGACTCAGGGGCCAGCGCCGGTCTTGACTTCTACTCCACCGAACCCAACACGTTCGACGACAAGGGCATTGCCGTCGCTGAAGGTTTCGCCCGTGACGCGTCCCGCTCCCTCCGCCTGGCTGTTCGGATAGCCCAAATCAGCGACGAAGCACGGAACCGGCAGGTCGCGATGGAGTCCCGCACCGCCATCGACATGGCCGTCGGCGCGATCATGGCGCAGAACCGGTGCAGCCAGGACGAAGCCATCGCCATCCTGCGGCGGGCATCGAACGGACGGAACATGAAACTCAAGGACCTCGCCGAAACAATGCTGAGCTCCCTCGGTCACACCGGGCCCGTCCGAACCCACTTCACCTGA